The following are encoded together in the Manduca sexta isolate Smith_Timp_Sample1 chromosome 22, JHU_Msex_v1.0, whole genome shotgun sequence genome:
- the LOC115442158 gene encoding uncharacterized protein LOC115442158 isoform X2: MEAMILAEHQPRVTEDGQKPQKAMEDPPEEWAPWNLVMSIKNPHAPPPVAVKTAPGPAWDIAQVLKAARLLCKPPMPVMFIDEQEMRCVYSLIYDVFRYKSVLDQAMGDIEFLNYFPRFSNYRHTVWLFLMELARRRWGARPRGEMERAMRMLEEAGSIFKDIEGTIWKQRVHFAAAISRIRIKNKAFSLSDLLPPHLREERISACVNKESVTGWVNTFKAKKVALLVKRLNELGYSYSSSKQLCAGEYRFDRVCPRFITLRPLENISVGQLDLVKDGVIVLQEREFCEGASTLCRALRANALQGVVAQTHASSPRCSAYLAAQLKELAAVVKANMPAAPVIPELGKLVVFGAGDKVASYVLALRELGIEASEAPQSGAPVCVLSDPVHCDTPLVVNALDGVVAALATPPNSYSAVTDPIDLVCGRGGDLAMLEILTESDIDSDGRARVQSILEEQKKTLKTLLSKPQIQLVLYETHSALEAENQAQVTRAVAEANRLARERHALLKKKHRDRHVSPHKHGPDTAVTDSTATLDTTQSEVDKEEHPDDLTSEESPKRLPSASPPSTKRTRSHEDAVLKKHTEHGETKSRPGTTKARPIPEMPVNESVPRDPDKDSPDIYVPNCDLFEIRTLPTLGNGLDINYILDRDGCYLGLIQRKEITRLDAKYMIRMAEERGLFGQSAPPASAPRHKRNTTAPAEPRRRRRKTCGFEVERVSAPTYAWLCRSSRRGSAPACLEAGGGAGAGAGGGAVSREPVCERHARRHAAAAHHAAACTCDARHRRPYYRRPSMETALTPRPPSPPCRRPFPLVVHDLRLKTEEPNSFIAL, encoded by the exons atggaggCTATGATCCTCGCTGAACATCAGCCTCGCGTCAC AGAAGATGGTCAAAAGCCACAAAAAGCCATGGAGGATCCACCTGAGGAGTGGGCCCCGTGGAACCTGGTTATGTCGATTAAGAACCCCCACGCGCCCCCGCCTGTCGCAGTCAAGACTGCGCCCGGCCCTGCGTGGGATATTGCACAG GTGTTAAAAGCAGCTCGTCTCTTGTGCAAGCCTCCCATGCCCGTCATGTTCATAGACGAGCAAGAGATGCGCTGCGTTTATTCGCTTATCTACGATGTTTTCCGCT atAAATCTGTTTTGGATCAAGCAATGGGAGACATTGAATTCCTAAATTATTTTCCACGG ttttcaAATTACCGTCATACGGTATGGCTATTCTTGATGGAGTTAGCTAGGCGTCGCTGGGGTGCTAGGCCCAGAGGTGAAATGGAAAGAGCCATGCGAATGCTAGAAGAAGCGGGCAGTATATTCAAAGATATTGAAGGCACCATCTGGAAACAACGAGTTCACTTCGCCGCTGCTATATCGAGAATAAGAATCAAGAATAAAGCTTTCTC TTTATCCGACCTGCTGCCGCCGCACTTGCGTGAGGAACGCATATCGGCGTGTGTCAATAAAGAATCTGTTACCGGCTGGGTGAACACGTTCAAAGCTAA AAAAGTTGCACTGCTGGTGAAGAGATTGAATGAGTTGGGATATTCGTATAGCAGTTCTAAACAGCTATGTGCCGGTGAATATAGGTTCGATCGGGTTTGTCCGAG ATTCATCACTCTCCGTCCACTGGAAAATATAAGTGTTGGGCAACTTGATCTCGTTAAGGATGGTGTCATCGTACTTCAG GAGCGTGAGTTCTGCGAAGGTGCTTCCACTCTATGCAGAGCTCTACGCGCCAACGCCCTGCAGGGTGTGGTGGCGCAGACCCACGCGTCGTCTCCACGCTGCTCGGCCTACCTGGCCGCGCAGTTGAAGGAGTTGGCCGCAGTGGTAAAGGCGAACATGCCAGCTGCACCGGTCATACCAGAACTGGGAAAGCTCGTGGTATTCGGGGCCGGAGATAA AGTTGCAAGCTACGTCCTGGCATTACGCGAACTCGGTATAGAAGCATCCGAAGCACCACAGTCTGGGGCCCCAGTGTGTGTACTGAGCGACCCAGTGCATTGCGACACGCCCTTAGTGGTGAACGCGTTGGATGGTGTGGTCGCAGCCTTGGCTACTCCACCGAATTCGTACTCTGCAGTTACCGATCCTATCGACTTGGTCTGCGGCCGTGGTGGGGATCTGGCTATGCTTGAG ATCCTTACTGAATCAGATATAGATTCTGATGGCAGGGCACGAGTGCAGTCTATATTGGAAGAACAAAAGAAGACTTTAAAAACGCTTTTGTCTAAACCTCAG ATCCAATTGGTGTTGTACGAAACCCACTCGGCTTTGGAAGCGGAGAATCAAGCGCAGGTGACGCGGGCCGTGGCCGAGGCGAATAGACTAGCGAGAGAGCGCCACGCACTACTCAAGAAGAAACACAGAGATCGCCATGTc AGCCCACATAAACACGGCCCAGACACTGCAGTGACAGACTCCACAGCCACATTGGACACCACACAATCAGAGGTCGATAAAGAGGAGCACCCAGATGATCTGACAAGCGAGGAATCACCAAAGCGCCTACCTTCTGCATCACCTCCGAGCACCAAAAG AACAAGGTCTCACGAGGACGCGGTGTTAAAAAAACACACTGAGCATGGAGAAACCAAGTCACGACCGGGAACCACTAAAGCAAGACCTATCCCAGAGATGCCCGTCAATGAGTCCGTACCGCGAGATCCCGACAAGGATAGCCCTGATATCTAT GTGCCAAATTGCGATTTGTTCGAGATAAGAACTCTACCCACATTAGGAAATGGATTGGACATAAACTACATCTTAGACAGAGACGGCTGTTACCTCGGCCTCATCCAAAGGAAG GAGATCACCCGTCTGGACGCGAAGTACATGATCCGCATGGCGGAGGAGCGCGGCCTGTTCGGGCAGAGCGCGCCGCCCGCGTCCGCGCCGCGGCACAAGCGCAACACCACCGCGCCCGCCGAGCCGAGGCGCAGGCGACGCAAGACGTGCGGGTTTGAG GTGGAGCGTGTGTCGGCGCCGACGTACGCGTGGCTGTGCCGTTCGTCGCGGCGCGGCTCGGCGCCGGCGTGCCTGGAGGCGGGcgggggcgcgggcgcgggcgcgggcggcggggcgGTGTCGCGCGAGCCCGTGTGCGAGCG
- the LOC115442158 gene encoding uncharacterized protein LOC115442158 isoform X3 gives MYREDGQKPQKAMEDPPEEWAPWNLVMSIKNPHAPPPVAVKTAPGPAWDIAQVLKAARLLCKPPMPVMFIDEQEMRCVYSLIYDVFRYKSVLDQAMGDIEFLNYFPRFSNYRHTVWLFLMELARRRWGARPRGEMERAMRMLEEAGSIFKDIEGTIWKQRVHFAAAISRIRIKNKAFSLSDLLPPHLREERISACVNKESVTGWVNTFKAKKVALLVKRLNELGYSYSSSKQLCAGEYRFDRVCPRFITLRPLENISVGQLDLVKDGVIVLQEREFCEGASTLCRALRANALQGVVAQTHASSPRCSAYLAAQLKELAAVVKANMPAAPVIPELGKLVVFGAGDKVASYVLALRELGIEASEAPQSGAPVCVLSDPVHCDTPLVVNALDGVVAALATPPNSYSAVTDPIDLVCGRGGDLAMLEILTESDIDSDGRARVQSILEEQKKTLKTLLSKPQIQLVLYETHSALEAENQAQVTRAVAEANRLARERHALLKKKHRDRHVSPHKHGPDTAVTDSTATLDTTQSEVDKEEHPDDLTSEESPKRLPSASPPSTKRTRSHEDAVLKKHTEHGETKSRPGTTKARPIPEMPVNESVPRDPDKDSPDIYVPNCDLFEIRTLPTLGNGLDINYILDRDGCYLGLIQRKEITRLDAKYMIRMAEERGLFGQSAPPASAPRHKRNTTAPAEPRRRRRKTCGFEVERVSAPTYAWLCRSSRRGSAPACLEAGGGAGAGAGGGAVSREPVCERHARRHAAAAHHAAACTCDARHRRPYYRRPSMETALTPRPPSPPCRRPFPLVVHDLRLKTEEPNSFIAL, from the exons ATGTACAGAGAAGATGGTCAAAAGCCACAAAAAGCCATGGAGGATCCACCTGAGGAGTGGGCCCCGTGGAACCTGGTTATGTCGATTAAGAACCCCCACGCGCCCCCGCCTGTCGCAGTCAAGACTGCGCCCGGCCCTGCGTGGGATATTGCACAG GTGTTAAAAGCAGCTCGTCTCTTGTGCAAGCCTCCCATGCCCGTCATGTTCATAGACGAGCAAGAGATGCGCTGCGTTTATTCGCTTATCTACGATGTTTTCCGCT atAAATCTGTTTTGGATCAAGCAATGGGAGACATTGAATTCCTAAATTATTTTCCACGG ttttcaAATTACCGTCATACGGTATGGCTATTCTTGATGGAGTTAGCTAGGCGTCGCTGGGGTGCTAGGCCCAGAGGTGAAATGGAAAGAGCCATGCGAATGCTAGAAGAAGCGGGCAGTATATTCAAAGATATTGAAGGCACCATCTGGAAACAACGAGTTCACTTCGCCGCTGCTATATCGAGAATAAGAATCAAGAATAAAGCTTTCTC TTTATCCGACCTGCTGCCGCCGCACTTGCGTGAGGAACGCATATCGGCGTGTGTCAATAAAGAATCTGTTACCGGCTGGGTGAACACGTTCAAAGCTAA AAAAGTTGCACTGCTGGTGAAGAGATTGAATGAGTTGGGATATTCGTATAGCAGTTCTAAACAGCTATGTGCCGGTGAATATAGGTTCGATCGGGTTTGTCCGAG ATTCATCACTCTCCGTCCACTGGAAAATATAAGTGTTGGGCAACTTGATCTCGTTAAGGATGGTGTCATCGTACTTCAG GAGCGTGAGTTCTGCGAAGGTGCTTCCACTCTATGCAGAGCTCTACGCGCCAACGCCCTGCAGGGTGTGGTGGCGCAGACCCACGCGTCGTCTCCACGCTGCTCGGCCTACCTGGCCGCGCAGTTGAAGGAGTTGGCCGCAGTGGTAAAGGCGAACATGCCAGCTGCACCGGTCATACCAGAACTGGGAAAGCTCGTGGTATTCGGGGCCGGAGATAA AGTTGCAAGCTACGTCCTGGCATTACGCGAACTCGGTATAGAAGCATCCGAAGCACCACAGTCTGGGGCCCCAGTGTGTGTACTGAGCGACCCAGTGCATTGCGACACGCCCTTAGTGGTGAACGCGTTGGATGGTGTGGTCGCAGCCTTGGCTACTCCACCGAATTCGTACTCTGCAGTTACCGATCCTATCGACTTGGTCTGCGGCCGTGGTGGGGATCTGGCTATGCTTGAG ATCCTTACTGAATCAGATATAGATTCTGATGGCAGGGCACGAGTGCAGTCTATATTGGAAGAACAAAAGAAGACTTTAAAAACGCTTTTGTCTAAACCTCAG ATCCAATTGGTGTTGTACGAAACCCACTCGGCTTTGGAAGCGGAGAATCAAGCGCAGGTGACGCGGGCCGTGGCCGAGGCGAATAGACTAGCGAGAGAGCGCCACGCACTACTCAAGAAGAAACACAGAGATCGCCATGTc AGCCCACATAAACACGGCCCAGACACTGCAGTGACAGACTCCACAGCCACATTGGACACCACACAATCAGAGGTCGATAAAGAGGAGCACCCAGATGATCTGACAAGCGAGGAATCACCAAAGCGCCTACCTTCTGCATCACCTCCGAGCACCAAAAG AACAAGGTCTCACGAGGACGCGGTGTTAAAAAAACACACTGAGCATGGAGAAACCAAGTCACGACCGGGAACCACTAAAGCAAGACCTATCCCAGAGATGCCCGTCAATGAGTCCGTACCGCGAGATCCCGACAAGGATAGCCCTGATATCTAT GTGCCAAATTGCGATTTGTTCGAGATAAGAACTCTACCCACATTAGGAAATGGATTGGACATAAACTACATCTTAGACAGAGACGGCTGTTACCTCGGCCTCATCCAAAGGAAG GAGATCACCCGTCTGGACGCGAAGTACATGATCCGCATGGCGGAGGAGCGCGGCCTGTTCGGGCAGAGCGCGCCGCCCGCGTCCGCGCCGCGGCACAAGCGCAACACCACCGCGCCCGCCGAGCCGAGGCGCAGGCGACGCAAGACGTGCGGGTTTGAG GTGGAGCGTGTGTCGGCGCCGACGTACGCGTGGCTGTGCCGTTCGTCGCGGCGCGGCTCGGCGCCGGCGTGCCTGGAGGCGGGcgggggcgcgggcgcgggcgcgggcggcggggcgGTGTCGCGCGAGCCCGTGTGCGAGCG